The following DNA comes from Quercus robur chromosome 1, dhQueRobu3.1, whole genome shotgun sequence.
GGCATTTTATCTTCACAATCAACAATCGATAATTATACATGTCTATAATGAGAAAATTTGTATtcaattgttgaaaaaaaatgcATCTTATAAGTCATTTTATCTTCACAGGTATATATTTGTCGGATGTATGTGAGCCAAAGACTTCTGAGCCAGAGAAGTCCGAGCTGTCCGAGCCAAAAACTTCTGAGCCAAAGAATTCCGAACCAAGGAAATTTGAGCCAAAGACTTCcgtgccaaaaaattctaagcCAAATACTTCCGAGCCAAAGAAGTCCGAGCCAAATTGATGCGGGAGATGcgagaaaattattatttaatattatttatgttcacaagtcaattgtatttttatgttttaggtcctagtagtttattgggctattagtattttaatttgggaagcaatgttatttttgtaataagagaattagggtttcctaACCAATTAGAACTAGAgtttagcaatcctttataagcaacctattgtacttCTTGAGGAGGTAGTTGATAttatgatgaatgaaaaaatggcTGTTTGGTCTTTCTTTAGTCTGATGCTGACTTCAGGTCTACCCTAGGTACTGACTCCTAATGGTTTTcccgcttggtgctgactccaagcaaggcctagatgctgactccaagcaaggcctagatgctgactcctaggtcatatccctttatttttctgttatttcaattttgttctggttgttCTGCGTCatatttggtatcagagcaaacacCGATCTATTGGAAGCATCACCACAGCCACCAACCAGAagagtatttaaaaaaaaaaaaggcaacccACGCAAGCCCATCAGCCACCAGACCAGAAATAGAGGAGTTTGAAACCCACAAGAGCTGTTGATGTCAATACTAGATTCGTGCCGCCGAGAACCACTTGTGCCAACTCGCCGTCAACACCGCTCTTACCATATCGCTTCATGCTTCGCCCGGTCCCATCACCGTGATCTGACGTGTGAGCTCCGATTTGCACCTCGAGCACCGCTGATTGTGAACGCTGGTGAGCCCATATCGTCGCTCCACCGTTGACTCCAGTGCCACTTCGTGCTTGCTCCACCGCTTGTTTTCTCTTTTAGTTTCTTTTGCTTCTAGTAGTTTCTTTAGCTTCGGTGTTTTACATGTTTGGAGTTGGGCTTAGCAGGCTTTAATTTTAAACTGTAATTCTTGTtattgtatttcaaaaaaaaaaaaaaaaaaaaaaaaaatatatatatatatatatatatatataaaaaaaccaGCCCGCGCGAAATCCAAACCTGTCAACCAGCTTAGTCCCAACAAATATCTGTCcagagaacatcacagcaacCCAGGTTCTTGTTCCAACTGCCAACTATTTGTTGAAGCACTATCTTAGGGAATCATGGTAATATTAGAAGCACCTTATTTTGATGGTTATGAAACTTATCCACGAGATTTTATCAACTGGATGAATGGAATGGAGCAATTCTTTAAGCAAGCAAATTTTGCAGATAACAAAAAGGTTAGGTATGCCAATTTGAAGTTAAGAGGTAAAGTACAAAGGTTTTGGGagaatcttgaatatttttgcTATATGAATTATGAACTTGTCATTAGTGTGTGggaagatatgaaagaaaagttttgtGATAAGTATTTGTCACCATACTATCGAGCTAAGTATCTACCCCAATCTCAGTGTGGTACTTTTCAAGTTGAAGCAAATACGATaaatcctcatcctcatcccaTTTCATGTCCTCAGCGCACTTTTGAACAATCTACCAAGGAATTGTCTACCAAGGAATTATCTGTAAAGCTCATGAAAAATGTTCAAGACAGGATTGCTCAGATGAAGCAAAAGAAGACTCAACCTGATTCAATTAGAAAACCAAGGATACTAGATCACAATGAACTTATTGCTGCCCCAATAGAAGACAACATTGATGATGATATCTTGGTCGTGGAGAATTCTTTAGCTACACCAAATCCTAATGTTGACAGAGACGTACATGCCTCAACAAGTGTTGCTTTAATATGTGTGCAAGGAAATGAATCTATTGAAGAGCAGCAAGGTGAAGAGATGGTGCCTAAAGAGAGTATTATGTTAGATGGTGCACATGATGTGAAAGTTGAAGTTGTTGAACATGCTTCTGATCAACCCTCTACAGTCCTTGAAGATCAACATCTTGGTGAAGTCAAAGAGGTTAAAACCACAGTGCTTCCTATGGCTTATAAGGTTCAAGAAGAGATTATACTAATTCcacacattgattttgttattccaAATAAGTTTGATGCGGATGAactcaaggtttttctttttcctgtgCTCCCTAAGGTGATTTCAGACTTGAAGCAAGTGTTATTTGTCAGCATCCTAATCCTTCAATGCTTTAAAACTCGAGGTTGAGTTTTCTCCAACTAAAGGAGAATGATGCGGGAGATGcgagaaaattattatttaatatttttatgttcgcaagtcaattgtatttttatgttttaggtcctagtagtttattgggctattagtattttaattttggaagcaaggttatttttgtaataaggtaATTATGATTTtctagccaattagaactaggggTTTAGCAATCATTTATAAGTAATCTATTGTACTCATTGAGGAGGTAGTTGATAttatgatgaatgaaaaaatggttgtttggtctttctttggtttGGTGCTGACTCTAGGTCTACCCTAGATGCTGATTTCTAGTGGTTTCCTCGTTTGGTActgactccaagcaaggcctaggtactaactcctaggtcatatctctttatttttctgttgtttcaattttgttctgaTTGTCCTGCGTCACAAATAAGTCCGATCTTCCACATGCCACAACACCCTCTCATCAATCAAATCCTGCTCTGTCTCCGGTGCAATCATAGCCACCATTTTTATTTGAGTTGGTTAGGTACTTAGGTTGTTTGTTAAACATAAATTAGGTTTGATTATGAGAAATAATTacttattttgatagtttttatatttcttgtgAAATagtgttaaaacttttttaatataatttattaccAATTACCTAAGATATCCATTAACATGATCCTTAatatattaacccaaaaaaaaaaaaaaaaaaaaaaccctaacaaaaGTGAAcggtaaaaactaaaaatagatgaaaataaaaactaaaaagagagagaaaggaagaacaGTCTCTGTCGGTCAAACTCATGCACAATCTCATTGTCTCACAGTCCCCACAACACACGGCCAAAAAATATCAGAAGAAAGAGaggaggaaagaaaagaaaaaattgtactaCTGTAATGTCATccttaggaacaccctcaatctCACGCTGCCCCACAGTCTTCTCTTTATTGTTCTCCTTTGCAGTCTGCACCAAAAAACTGTAGTTTTCCAGCGTTTCCTTTTCACCAACACTGCTCTAAAAAACTGACACACTTATACATAAAAGCAAAGAGGGCAACTAGATAGAAGACTCTGATCTTTCATAAAAGCAAGCAAACAGACACCACATCTCCTAGCTctaaccaaaccaaacccaagCAAGCACCaccttccttttctctctcttacatcTCAGTTTAACAAAAATGCCTTAAAcccatttaaaagaaaaaaaagtctccCTTTTAAGTCTCTCCACGCGCTGTCTCACAATTCCATGACATTTCTCTTTCTGGGTTTTTCAAGATGGCAGCTTTAGAGGGTTCCCATGTTGTCACAGGCTGTGAAAGTGCCTGCCTTTATCGACATTCTGCTACTGGGAGCAGTGACGTGTCACTCTCCGGCGACTCCGACGACCAGTCATGGCACTCGCCGTTGGAGATTGAAGGTGTCTCAGACTCTCAGAGGGACTCTTCTGCTGGGTCAATTTGTATGTCAGAGGTGGACTTGGAAAGTGGGGTTGTGGAGGTGAAAGTGCATTTGGGTAAAGTGGATAGAGATTGTAGGATTTGCCATTTGGTTTTGGAGGGTAATAGAGAAGCTGGGTTGCCAATTGAGTTGGGATGTCTTTGTAAAGGTGATCTGGGTGCTGCTCACAAAAAATGTGCTGAGACATGGTTCAAGATTAAGGGAAATACGTGAGTATAAGTCTATTTTTTCTATGATATTTTGCTCATCAATGTTTATGGCTTTGTGTGTTTCTACTTTCTATATGTAAGTGTTTGTAAAGTgttagttttattaaattttgtgtatgtgtgtgtgataAGTTCTGAATATCCACTTGTTGGTTAATTTCGGTTTTTTGTTACTGGAATTATTAAAGATGGAATCATGGGATTAATTCTTTTGTTCATTATGTGCACTGTATGCTATGAATTTGTGAATATAACTATTGATGCTTGTGTATTTTTCTTCTGTTATCTCTCTGTTGATTTCtgagaaagggaagaaaaaggaaagaaaggaatAATAGAATCTTATTTGTTCATTGTTGGTGTCAAGAAGACAAAATTTCCAACTGAGCCTAATTGAATAATTTAGGTTATTGAAAGTAAATGCAAATCTTGTATCTTCATAGAGAAAAAGGCAAATTAGAAGATTAAATCTTGAATTTAGCGCGAACAATTTAATTGAAAGAGGGAAAGCATTGATTTTTATCCTACTTCTTGATTCATGAATTCACTACAATGATAAAGAGTTCCATTTCCTCCCAGGTGATTTATCTTCTTATCACAAGCAGTCAGCTCCTATTTGATCTCTTAACTTAAAATCGCAACTACAGTAAaaggtttttaaaaattgttaaataatatatatacagcTACACTAGTCAGAATTTCCTGCTTACCTTATAAGGGTCCCCAACACATCTTGCTTGTGCCTGCCTCTTTCATTTAACCGTATTATACTAGCTACCTAGCTTGAGTTCCTTTCACGTGATGGTCATGATTGTCTTTATCTTTTTACCTATTTCGTAGCAAGttgagagagaattttgagggACTTCTCCTGTTTAACTCATGCAACCCTTTGTCTGAATCTTGGGTGTTTGTAGGATACGCTGTTTAAAAGTCATCTCAGCcaccttttcttttcatttttctgttGCTTCTTTCAGCTAACCAGTACTAAGATAAGAACCTCTTATGTTCATAACCATGGTAGTTATACCAACTTCAGGGGTGTGTAGACACTACATGTTAAAAGTTAATcaaatactaaatttttccCAGCCTATGTTGCCCATTTGGTTCAATATGCAAGTTCAACAAGTCTTGGTCATGTTACAACTTTTGCTAATAGGAAAACAGAGGGGATTGAGAgtgttcatattttttataagttacATTGTGACTGCAAATCTAATGACCAAAGCATGTTCGAGTGTAAGTAAGAGCTGATATTGTTTTATGACATCACTTAAGTTGAGGATTTCAAGATGTGGAATGCTGTATTATTTACTACTACAACAACAAAGCTTAATCCTAGACCTTTGGGGTTGGCTATGGATTCTCAACAGATTAATCGGGGATGACCATATGTATTCTTGCTATGTTATCCTATACAACTTATCCTTTTTAACTATTTCTACcaatgttattttaggttttcgTCTATCTCTTTTCGTTCCCTCAACTTGAATCAAATCACTTTTTCACTGATACATTGGTTGTTGTCTTTTGCACATGACCAAACAATCTCAAGcaactctttctttttcttttcaactataGGAGCTATCCTAATCTTTAaacaaatttcttcattttgtaCCTCATCTTTCCTTATAATTTCTCGCTACACCCATTTTACGAATATGTTGCCCTTTAACTTGACTTTACAAGAATTAGTAattgaaaatgaagaaattaaCATAATTGCATGCTTGAATATTTCTAAAGAAACTTTTTCCTAAAAGGTTGTTCGTTGTAAAAGAAATAGTATAACTCTTCAGTGATATGTAGATCACAATTTAGCCAAATTTACAGTTCAAGAGCACCATTGACTGTGTTGTTTATCTTTTTAAACCCtggtgtgtatgtgtgtgtctataaatatagaataaataaattttagatgcaataatttttttgctgtTCTTGTTCAAAGAATATTTCTGTCATTTGATCACAACAAACTTATCCATGCTTTGGTAAGTTGAATTGATGAATGGACAAAATAGAGCAGTAAATTTAGAGCATCCATAATTTGGATTTGAAACTTGCTTCCTAGTTCCTaccttattgttatttttttgcttCATGCCTTATTTCAATGAGTTGTGAGTTACTCAGTTTTGATTCATATACCAATAATATTTTTCGTTAtttctaattaatttaattacttttGGCAGAACTTGTGAGATCTGTGGCACCATTGCACTCAATGTTGCTGGTGAGCAGAGAAATGAAGCAATCAATGCTACTGCCATTGCCCCCTCAGCATCATCAGCACCTGTGATATTTGTTGAGAGTCGAACCATCTGGCATGGCCGCCGCATAATGAATTTCCTACTGGCCTGCTTGGTCCTTGGCTTTGTCATTTCGTGGCTTTTTCACTTTAAAATTCTATCATGAGTCCATGAGattaaagaagaagatattaaaaagaaaaaagaaagaaagaaaaagttagtAACCTATCATGATCTGAGGTGAAGCTGCAGTTCTCATTCTCCTTGTGCTTGTATGGATAACTTACATCCACCGATGACTACATGTACTACTCTTTAGAATTAGTATTGAAATGTATGTTATGATGTATAATAAAAGCTTCTTTGTGCCATTCAATTACTTGTCTTGCAATTTCTGAATTAAGCAGCAATTCTGATGCCTATATTTAAGTCTCTTTCATAATGCTTAGAATGTGCACAGGATATTCAGCAACTACATTGTGCATTCAGTTTTATCTGTTAAATTCTTGCTGTAGACTGTAGACTGCACTATCATGGTCAAGCGGCATAGGAAAAATGCCAGCAAGGACCGACAGTGATCTCAAATAATATGTCTGGGGAATACATGTGAAAGGGACGTTCCAATAACAATGTACCATTTTAGCAAGTGATGATACATATTGTGCTACTAGTATTATTGCTCACCCTAAATGACCTTGTCTATATAACAGGCTACAGCCTACAGTCAGTATGTATTGTCTCAGTGTCCCCTGTAGCCCCAGTAATCAAAGAGCTACAAATCAAGGCTAGGCTATGTCCGAATTTATTGTCCTGACACCTTagttcttattttattttattttttaaaatctatctGAGTAGAAAACAGGTCATGGAGCATGATAAATTTCACTGTATTTATTGCGAAGTTATCGGGAGGAATCCAAGCCGTTTGCCCCACACCTTAAAAGTACCTTACTATTAAAATGCTACAAGAGTTAAAATGTTTCAAGAATCATCTCCTTCCAGCTATAAAATTTACCCTAACCCAAAGGATGCTGTGCGGGGGATAGGTTCTCTGTTCAACATAAACAATAGATTTGAAAATAAACAACTTGGGTTTACTTGAATTATCAAAAGCAGACTGGTCAAATTATAATGATGCAGCGGCCAACCATAATAACCAAGAAGCAACCAGTAGTCAGCATAATAGATTCCAACATACTAATAGCAAGTAACTTGGAATAATTGGGTGCTTAAGGATTTCTGCAAGTAATTGGATTTTTGTGGTTATGGCTTCTGAGTACCTCTTGCTGATATTTTCAGAAGCTCTCGTGCGGATACCACACCACATTTGATTATCTTTATTATAGTTGTAATTACTAattatcttttatctttatttgggTTTATCTTTAGCATTTGGATTAGTCAGGATTAGTATTTTGAGTTTGATTAGGATTCGTTTCATGGATGTTTATCTTTTTCTCtataaaaaagatttattttgtattcaaactattattattaaagataaaaagattattttgtattcaaattatattattattaatcaaaGATTATTGTGCAAATTGTGTTTGCATTTGGTGGTGATTTCAAACAACCCTTAGGAGGTGAAGCCTAAGGTTTAACCGTGGATTGATTTAAGTGGGAAGCCTAGGTTGTCCTGCATCACTCTCTCTCCcatctcaaatatatatatatatatatatatatatatttatttattatatttatttattgataggTTCCTTTCTTGCTAATAGTCTCACTCTCAACTATTCTCTCCCTTCCCATGAATCCTCAGCAGCTCTTTGTTCTCTTATTTCTAGCTCAAATTCTCAGCAATCTCATCTCATAATCTCTCCTGAGCTTCCATTCCTATTCTGAGTCCCATCCACTTCATTCTCACCACATTCCTAGCAAGACAGCCCGTTAATCCCAAAGTTTCGAAGGCTGCCGTGCATCATTTCACAAACagtgaacaaaataaaataaacatctctgaaaattaataaatgaacTCGTCAATTGGAGTCAAATATGTAAGCTTAATTTTAAGCTTGTCTCTTAAAACTACAATGATAATTGGAAATACATTAAGGAGGGACTGAAAGTCAAAAGGTCCAATTCTATTTCATATCTGTATCCTCATCCTTCTTTGGGGGGTTTCTCAATTTGAAATCAGCAACAGCCACGTCAAGAGTGCTTCTCACATGCTGGCACATCATCATCAGATCCTGGCATGCATCTTTCAATACCTCGCGTGCTGGAGCACCTATAAAATTCCAGGCAAGAACCAAAAACCACCAAATTCATACAATGTGCATAGCCAGAATAAGTCTCCTAAAATGCATAGCCAACTTAAGACTGAATTCTCGACAAGAATCTATGGCAAAGAGCTTTATACAAGTAACATCAAATATTTACTCTCAGCATGTTCTTCATAGTGTAATTGCAAGACAACTTTTTaccaaatatttttcttttgatgagTGACATCCTTTTCATAGAGGGAAAAGGTGCAGACACTTTCAAAGCTTTATTCCCAAGCACTTGGGGTTGCAGAAAATTATGTAGATATATTGCCTATTATGATTTTAGAAGGCATTTACCATAATAGTATTATAAATCTTTGGAGCACACTAAAGCAATCAAAATTAAATACTTGGGCCAAGGTCATAACTATTATGAGAGAATAGCATATGCGCTGCAGAGcaatttcttttcaattcacagattttttattattatttatttttaattcaattgttacaatAAATGgtgaggggggatttgaaccttggtCCCCCTCATAAAGGAGACCAAACAATGCAGGtaaactacaaggctcttggctctTTTCAATTTACAGATTGAACTACACATGATAtgcatatataattataataccTCAAATGAAATTACTCAGGAGAAGGAACAACTAGTTAAAATACATTGTTGtaacaataaaagaaatcagTAGCAGGATGCATACATGTATCATCATATTAAACGCTAAATCATATATTAGGGATAGGCTCAGGGCTGAAATTTTAAGAAGCATCTTAGCTAGAAAACAATCATTAAGATAAATATGTTGCTAGAGATGGAGTGTGTATCTCTTACCTGTGGTTTGTACTCTGATATTAACTCGATTATCTGAAGGATGAGGAATGCTATACCCGCTGAATGAAACCCTTGGACTGCAAGATGACATTTTGGTCTCTCAGATAAATCATCAGTAAACAAATACATCCACAAAAAGAAGCCAAGTACTGACACATAATGGAGAGATAAAAGTACATAAGACCAGAAGCTATTTCAAGGTTTTAGCTCCTTAACATCTCATCCTAATCAGCAGGAATAGATGCTTAGCTCTCTTTAGAAGAGCTTAATACATTAATCCATTTGACAAATTCAGATTACTTAACACAAATTCCCATTTGTGCAGCACTATCTAGAACTAGAACCTATACTAAATTACTAATAATTTAATGTTCATAacatttatatcaatttttgaTGACATGGAACCTCACCAAGGCAAGGCCTTTTGAACACACCCCTAAGGAATAAACTACAGAAGCACAACCCCACCCGCCAGAACAATATATAGGGTATATTGTTCCCTATACATTGTGCTGCCAAGGCCACTATTTCGGCTTCTTTCTCAATGAGTTTCCTTTGCAACTCTTGAAGTTGTTCTTCCAAATTTGTGGTGCTGGTTACTAGAACAGGCATGTCTTCAGAATTACTTCCATCTGAGATCTTTAACACTTTTCCAAATTGATCCATTAAAGT
Coding sequences within:
- the LOC126728218 gene encoding uncharacterized protein LOC126728218, which produces MAALEGSHVVTGCESACLYRHSATGSSDVSLSGDSDDQSWHSPLEIEGVSDSQRDSSAGSICMSEVDLESGVVEVKVHLGKVDRDCRICHLVLEGNREAGLPIELGCLCKGDLGAAHKKCAETWFKIKGNTTCEICGTIALNVAGEQRNEAINATAIAPSASSAPVIFVESRTIWHGRRIMNFLLACLVLGFVISWLFHFKILS
- the LOC126728237 gene encoding uncharacterized protein LOC126728237; protein product: MEHGSYADNSNATFSLTDEDHTLANAVRFSLNQDPRVSFSGYSIPHPSDNRVNIRVQTTGAPAREVLKDACQDLMMMCQHVRSTLDVAVADFKLRNPPKKDEDTDMK